One part of the Thermococcus radiotolerans genome encodes these proteins:
- the cobS gene encoding adenosylcobinamide-GDP ribazoletransferase → MKNILPFFTRLPVEGDFEKARGELWALPLVALLSSALPTAVLYLNLPLGNVLAVLALYFTIGLLHLDGLADWADGMMVKGDRERKVKAMKDLNTGIAGVFAVVIVLFLQVYSLQLVPFYALFLAELNSKFAMLLALATKRPLGDGLGAYFMGGMKEGQLVIGTALYVLLLLPIVFIEPRSLVSLLGLLTGAYVIYLSLRNFGGLNGDCIGAVAEITRAGTLLTLALVR, encoded by the coding sequence ATGAAAAACATCCTTCCCTTTTTTACCCGCCTGCCGGTTGAGGGAGACTTCGAGAAGGCCAGAGGAGAGCTCTGGGCACTTCCGCTGGTTGCCCTCCTAAGCTCGGCCCTTCCAACCGCAGTTCTCTACCTTAACCTTCCCCTCGGGAATGTTTTAGCGGTTCTTGCGCTCTACTTCACGATAGGGCTCCTTCATCTTGATGGCTTGGCGGACTGGGCGGACGGGATGATGGTCAAGGGCGACCGGGAGAGGAAGGTAAAGGCAATGAAGGACCTCAACACCGGTATAGCCGGAGTTTTTGCGGTCGTGATAGTTCTTTTCCTCCAGGTCTATTCCCTTCAGCTCGTTCCTTTCTATGCCCTCTTCCTGGCGGAGCTGAACTCCAAGTTCGCCATGCTCCTCGCCCTGGCGACGAAGAGGCCGCTGGGAGATGGTCTCGGGGCGTACTTCATGGGAGGAATGAAGGAAGGGCAGTTGGTTATTGGAACGGCCCTCTACGTTCTCCTGCTCCTGCCTATAGTTTTCATCGAACCGCGCTCGCTCGTGTCTCTCCTTGGGCTACTTACCGGGGCTTACGTCATCTACCTCTCGCTGAGAAACTTCGGGGGTCTTAATGGCGACTGCATTGGGGCTGTAGCGGAGATCACACGGGCAGGGACGCTCCTCACACTGGCCTTGGTGAGGTGA
- the cobZ gene encoding alpha-ribazole phosphatase CobZ — MRGADIPQLLESKGITFDSMLDTALELYIGEDREKVKEELHKLMLHYLEDINVGALLMAAFLLEENFEVEGDPVNLVADELIGINLAEYIGGKMGLFNFFYYDTRKPGILAELPPFLDDAIGGFIAGCMTRLFQGTGEMP; from the coding sequence ATGAGGGGAGCGGACATCCCTCAGCTACTCGAATCTAAAGGGATAACCTTCGACTCCATGCTCGACACAGCGCTGGAGCTCTACATAGGAGAAGATCGCGAGAAGGTCAAGGAAGAACTGCATAAGCTCATGCTCCACTACCTTGAGGACATCAACGTCGGAGCCCTCTTGATGGCGGCCTTCCTTCTCGAAGAGAACTTTGAGGTCGAGGGCGACCCCGTCAACTTAGTTGCCGATGAGCTGATCGGAATAAACCTCGCCGAATACATCGGCGGCAAGATGGGGCTCTTCAACTTCTTCTACTACGACACGAGAAAGCCCGGCATTTTAGCCGAGCTTCCGCCGTTCCTCGACGATGCGATAGGCGGCTTCATAGCCGGCTGCATGACGAGGCTCTTCCAGGGGACGGGGGAGATGCCATGA
- a CDS encoding PAB0415 family putative ATP pyrophosphatase, whose translation MRGVAFFSGGKDGLYAVYLAEKSGINIPYLLTLKTTIGLSPHWENFGALKTLARAMGKELLTFDMAKGSEALGEFISSLDVDYLIAGDVLLEDHLKWIERLADEAGLKPLEPLWGRDTRKLAEEILKAGFEYAIIAVNKEKLGREWLGYTFASIDDLEFFLDENPSVDPLGEFAEFHTVVLASPLFKGRFNIDVTSEEESEAYYWLRFGLVGI comes from the coding sequence GTGAGAGGTGTTGCATTCTTCTCCGGGGGCAAGGACGGTCTCTATGCCGTTTATCTGGCGGAAAAGAGTGGGATCAATATTCCCTACCTGCTAACGTTGAAAACGACGATAGGCCTCTCGCCCCACTGGGAGAATTTCGGGGCTTTAAAAACTCTCGCCAGAGCTATGGGGAAAGAACTTCTCACATTCGATATGGCCAAGGGCAGTGAGGCGCTGGGGGAGTTCATCTCCTCGCTCGATGTGGACTACCTCATAGCCGGAGACGTTCTGCTGGAAGATCACTTGAAGTGGATTGAGCGCCTTGCGGATGAAGCCGGGCTCAAGCCCCTCGAGCCCCTCTGGGGAAGGGATACGAGAAAGCTCGCGGAGGAAATTCTAAAGGCGGGCTTCGAGTACGCGATAATCGCGGTGAATAAAGAGAAGCTCGGCCGGGAGTGGCTCGGCTACACTTTCGCTTCAATAGACGATTTGGAGTTCTTCCTCGATGAAAATCCCAGCGTTGATCCCCTTGGTGAGTTTGCCGAGTTCCATACGGTAGTCTTGGCTTCACCGCTGTTTAAGGGGAGGTTCAATATTGATGTCACTTCCGAGGAGGAGAGCGAAGCCTATTACTGGCTCAGGTTCGGGCTGGTGGGAATATGA
- a CDS encoding uracil-DNA glycosylase family protein — protein MLLNLENLKRVGELYINPANFKVVPLVLRDWRDFLSLDERTYGIYARTIYNPGERFLVVNEGDERTARELENLYLELLKDPLRFCREEYHRYQLQVGEFEGLPFANGWAGSGIVLVGEAPGRKGCGKTGICFYRDASGTLLRKTLFTLGINPDFVYMTNVVKCNPPDNRLRGFGEGELELLGRELEVVKPRSIFAIGRTAEKALRRLGFEFIYLRHPAWYVRRGLREPNEEMLEEYSAIKEAFGKWTF, from the coding sequence ATGCTCTTAAACCTGGAGAACCTCAAAAGGGTGGGCGAGCTCTACATAAACCCGGCCAACTTCAAGGTCGTCCCGTTGGTCCTCCGTGACTGGAGGGACTTCCTGAGCCTGGACGAGAGGACCTACGGAATCTACGCAAGGACGATATACAACCCCGGTGAGCGCTTCCTCGTCGTGAACGAGGGGGATGAGAGAACCGCCCGGGAGCTTGAAAATCTCTATCTCGAGCTTCTCAAAGACCCCCTGAGGTTCTGCCGCGAGGAGTACCACCGCTATCAGCTCCAGGTGGGCGAGTTCGAGGGACTGCCCTTCGCCAATGGCTGGGCTGGCTCAGGGATTGTTCTCGTCGGGGAGGCTCCGGGGAGAAAGGGCTGCGGAAAGACGGGAATATGCTTCTACCGCGACGCCTCGGGTACCTTGCTTAGGAAGACGCTCTTCACCTTAGGCATCAATCCGGACTTCGTCTACATGACTAACGTCGTGAAGTGCAACCCGCCCGATAACAGGCTGAGGGGCTTCGGTGAGGGTGAGCTTGAGCTTCTCGGGAGGGAGCTTGAGGTTGTGAAGCCGAGGAGTATCTTCGCCATCGGCAGAACGGCCGAGAAGGCCCTGAGACGGCTCGGCTTTGAGTTCATATACCTCAGACACCCGGCATGGTACGTGCGGAGGGGGCTGAGGGAACCGAACGAGGAGATGCTGGAGGAGTACTCGGCGATAAAGGAGGCCTTTGGGAAATGGACGTTCTGA
- the cbiB gene encoding adenosylcobinamide-phosphate synthase CbiB, translating into MDVLTVFLLALLWDILFGEPPALVHPVVWFGRIAGFLDGRWARKGPLPDFLAGTLTALLVVAFALVLSLIPSCLPFPLNYALMVYLLKSSFAIRSLHEHVARTVTEDIEEKRKAASMIVSRNTDPLDEAHLNSASVESLAENLNDSVIAPLFYFLLFGLPGALIYRAVNTLDAMLGYRNERYEFFGKFSARLDDVLNFIPARLTVLLYLPFGGRKVLRHCRLARFKLNSDKPIAAMSAVLGVWLEKPGVYRFPGRAPGNEDIRRALRVYWLVVVEWVGVVTVLLLTGVVPCLSP; encoded by the coding sequence ATGGACGTTCTGACGGTCTTTCTCCTCGCCCTGCTCTGGGACATACTCTTTGGGGAGCCACCGGCATTAGTCCATCCAGTGGTGTGGTTCGGAAGGATAGCGGGCTTTCTCGACGGGAGATGGGCGAGAAAAGGTCCCCTCCCCGATTTCCTCGCGGGAACTCTAACGGCCCTGCTCGTGGTTGCCTTTGCATTGGTCCTCTCGCTCATACCTTCTTGCCTTCCATTCCCGCTGAACTACGCTCTGATGGTTTATCTCCTCAAAAGCTCCTTCGCCATAAGAAGTCTCCATGAGCACGTCGCGAGGACGGTAACTGAGGACATCGAGGAGAAGAGGAAGGCCGCCTCTATGATAGTGAGCAGAAACACCGACCCCCTCGATGAGGCCCATCTAAATTCCGCCTCGGTAGAGAGCCTCGCCGAGAACCTCAACGACTCCGTAATCGCTCCTCTGTTTTACTTCCTCCTCTTCGGCCTCCCCGGGGCTTTAATCTACCGCGCGGTGAACACGCTCGACGCGATGCTCGGCTACAGGAACGAGCGATACGAATTCTTCGGCAAGTTTTCGGCGAGGCTTGATGATGTCCTCAACTTCATACCTGCTCGCTTAACGGTTCTCCTGTACCTCCCGTTCGGAGGGAGGAAGGTTCTCAGACACTGCCGCCTCGCGAGGTTCAAGCTCAACTCGGACAAGCCGATAGCCGCGATGAGCGCCGTCCTTGGCGTCTGGCTTGAGAAACCCGGCGTTTACCGCTTTCCCGGCAGGGCTCCGGGGAACGAGGATATAAGGCGAGCGTTGAGGGTTTACTGGCTTGTGGTTGTCGAATGGGTGGGAGTTGTCACCGTGCTCCTGCTGACGGGGGTGGTTCCATGCTTGAGCCCGTGA
- a CDS encoding aminotransferase class I/II-fold pyridoxal phosphate-dependent enzyme → MLEPVKFSTYHGGAREEGLLDFSASLNPYPPEWLDEMLERAKEISNRYPYYGGLEEELAELVGEPLTVTAGITEALYLLGILALRGRNVVVPRHTYGEYERVARIFGARVIKGPNEPAKLAELVERGSVVFFCNPNNPDGRFYRLKELKPLLDAVEDKNALLILDEAFIDFVERPESPEGENIVKLRTLTKSYGLPGIRVGYVLGFEDAFRSVRMPWSIGSTGIAFLEFLLKDDFEHLRKTMPLIWREKERVEKALGVKSDANFFIKRVGNPGEFVEALKKHGILVRDCTSFGLPEYVRFSVRKPEENSVLIRAFKELGEGF, encoded by the coding sequence ATGCTTGAGCCCGTGAAGTTCTCAACCTATCACGGTGGTGCGAGGGAAGAGGGATTGCTCGACTTCTCGGCGTCTCTCAACCCCTATCCCCCGGAGTGGCTTGACGAGATGCTTGAACGTGCCAAAGAGATAAGCAACCGGTATCCCTACTACGGGGGGCTTGAGGAGGAACTGGCCGAGCTAGTCGGTGAACCGCTGACGGTAACGGCCGGCATCACCGAGGCGCTCTACCTTCTCGGAATCCTCGCGCTTCGCGGGAGGAATGTCGTAGTCCCTCGCCACACCTACGGCGAGTACGAGAGGGTCGCGCGGATTTTTGGCGCGAGAGTAATTAAAGGCCCAAACGAACCGGCGAAGCTGGCCGAACTCGTTGAAAGGGGCTCGGTCGTGTTTTTCTGCAACCCCAACAACCCGGATGGGAGGTTTTACCGCCTCAAGGAACTCAAACCCCTCCTCGACGCGGTGGAGGACAAAAACGCCCTCTTAATCCTCGATGAGGCCTTCATAGACTTTGTGGAGAGACCAGAAAGCCCGGAAGGGGAGAACATCGTAAAGCTCAGAACCCTCACCAAGAGCTATGGACTGCCGGGGATAAGGGTCGGCTACGTCCTCGGCTTTGAAGATGCCTTCAGGAGCGTTAGAATGCCCTGGAGCATCGGCTCGACGGGGATTGCCTTCCTCGAGTTTCTCCTCAAAGATGACTTCGAGCACCTCAGGAAGACGATGCCCCTCATCTGGCGCGAGAAGGAGAGGGTTGAGAAGGCTTTGGGCGTTAAGAGCGACGCCAACTTCTTCATCAAGCGCGTTGGGAATCCGGGAGAGTTCGTTGAGGCCCTCAAAAAGCATGGAATCCTCGTGAGGGACTGCACGAGCTTTGGACTGCCTGAGTACGTCCGCTTCTCCGTGAGAAAGCCCGAGGAGAACAGCGTTCTGATCAGGGCCTTCAAGGAGCTGGGAGAAGGGTTTTAA
- a CDS encoding class I SAM-dependent methyltransferase, whose translation MHELYTALAEYYDAIYRRRAERVSREIDFVEELFKNEAEREVRRILDLACGTGIPTLELARRGYQVTGLDLHEEMLAVARRKAEGKGLNIEFIQGNALEIDFDKEFDAVTMFFSSIMYFDDSAIQELFNSVNQALKQGGVFIADFPCWDYSYYYKGQNNVVWDERKGDERLVITDWREVEPATQKLHFKRLVQIVKPDGSVRAFMVDDELNIYTVREMRLLAEKHFRRIKIYGDLHELRPSDRRYWLVAVK comes from the coding sequence ATGCATGAGCTCTACACGGCCCTGGCTGAGTACTACGATGCAATTTATAGGAGAAGGGCCGAGCGGGTTTCCCGTGAGATAGACTTCGTGGAGGAGCTCTTCAAGAATGAAGCCGAGCGAGAGGTAAGGAGAATCTTAGATCTCGCCTGCGGAACTGGGATTCCGACGCTCGAACTCGCGAGGCGCGGGTATCAGGTTACCGGCCTTGACCTTCATGAAGAGATGCTCGCGGTCGCGAGAAGAAAGGCCGAAGGGAAAGGGCTTAACATCGAGTTCATCCAAGGAAACGCGCTCGAAATTGATTTTGATAAGGAATTTGACGCCGTAACGATGTTTTTCTCGTCCATTATGTATTTCGATGATTCGGCAATTCAGGAATTATTTAATTCGGTAAACCAAGCACTGAAACAGGGTGGGGTTTTCATAGCCGACTTTCCTTGCTGGGACTACTCGTACTACTATAAAGGGCAAAACAACGTTGTCTGGGACGAGCGGAAGGGCGATGAGCGGCTGGTTATAACGGACTGGCGCGAGGTGGAGCCGGCGACACAGAAACTCCACTTCAAGAGACTCGTGCAGATAGTGAAGCCCGACGGGAGCGTTAGGGCCTTCATGGTGGACGACGAACTGAACATTTACACCGTAAGAGAGATGAGGCTCTTGGCCGAGAAGCACTTCAGGCGGATCAAAATCTACGGGGACCTCCACGAGCTGAGGCCCAGCGACAGGAGATACTGGCTGGTGGCGGTGAAGTAA